DNA from Fusarium musae strain F31 chromosome 7, whole genome shotgun sequence:
CTTACGAAAAGTTTTCGATCGATCAAATAGACAGTTTTAATCACATAGCGTTGCATAGGGATTTTTCGACAGGAAATGTATTGAGTAGAGGATAATAGCAATAAGTATAATACCAAAACATTCTGATAACCGTGCAAATATCCCAAAACCTGTCCCTCATCCCTCACGACTAACTTCCCCCACTACGACTGCCAGCCCACCTTTTGTCTCACCGATTTAAATTGTTCGCCTCCTGAGCCTAGACTTGAGCCTGGCCCTGGGTGACGGGGTGCGAGTCTAGACCCAGCTTGAGCCGTCTCTTGCAAGCCTTCCACATCTCAATGAGGGCGATATATACAACAACACAGCCAGCGACGACACCCCACTCCCATGAAAGACCCTTGTGCTTGAACACCTCAGTGTTGAGGTAGGGAATATACACGATAGGAAAGATCATGACAAAACCGGCAACAACGGACCAGAAGAGGAACTTGTTGTGGTAGATGGTCTTGAATACAGAGAATGGGCCAGTGGCGCGCTCGTCCATGTTGAAGAGACTGCGGTGGAAGTGCTTCACCTCCCAAGCTGTGACAAGCAACAGGAAAGCCAAGGTGGAGAAGGTCGTGGCACGAGCGCGATAAACAAGATCACACTCATCGTGTCCGCTCTCGTTGCAGCCTTCTGCCATGAGGTAGTAACCCTGGCCAGATGAAGCATAGTTGACAAGCATGAAAGCACACAGACAGAGGGAACCTGAGGCGAGTCCATAGAAAAGCTGATCGCGAACGAGGTCAAGGGTAAATACTCCACTGCGCAAGCTGCGGGGAGGCCGCCGGAGGATATCAGGAGAGGCTTCCTCGAGACCAAGACCCAGAGCTAAAGGCGATGAGGTAACCAAGTTGGCCCAAAGAATTTCCAAGGGGGACAAGGGGAAGACGGCGTTACCATTCACATCCTTGAAGGCAAGACCAATAAGAAGGAGAATGACTTGAGCCAAATTGGATgtcagaagatgaagaaggaactGTACCAATCAGCAATCGTGTCAACAAGCAATAAGAGCAACAACATACCTTCTGAATATTGTCAGCAAGTCGTCGACCTTCCTGGATACCAGTAACGATCGAGGCAAAGTTGTCATCAGTGAGAACCATGTCAGCCGCCTCTTTGGCGACGTCGCTACCACGGTCTCCCATGGCAATACCGACATCAGCTTGTTTAAGAGCAGGCGAGTCGTTGACACCGTCACCAGTCATGATGCAGAATGCCTTTCGGCGATGGAGGGCTTCGATCATGCGAACCTTGGTCAGAGGGCTACAGCGAGCGAGAACCACAGGAAGTTCGTCCAAGCAGTCAATCTCAGCATCGCTGAGGGCACCAAAGTCGGCAGCTGCCATGACGGTGTTGGACTTGAGGGGGGTGTTCTTGTTAAGAATACCGACTTCGTAAGCAATGGCTGTGGCGGTCTTGATGTGGTCGCCAGTGACCATGTGAACAGTAACACCGGCGGCGCGGCATTGTTCAACAGCGCCAGCAGTCTCAGGGCGAGGAGGGTCGTAAAGACCAGCCAGACCGACAAACTGAAGCTCactctcaaccttggcacGATCATGACAATCTTGAGCGTCGCCATTCATAGGCTTTGTTGCGATACAGAGCACTCGCAAACCTTGGCCGGCGAGTTCTTCAGCTTTAGTAAGGATTTCCTTCTTAAACTCTTCAGTCTCAGTaagcttggtgagaaggACCTCAACAGCGCCCTTGGTATACACGTGTCGAGTCTGTTCAATCTCATTACCGTAAACAACGCTCATGAGCTTGCAGGAGGAATCGAAAGGATGTTCGGCAACCAGGGTGTCACCCCCGGAAACGCTACGGCCGAATCTCATAGCGAAGACCTTGAGAGCAATCTCAGTAGGCTCACCAATGGCTTTCCACTCAGCATCTTCGGaagtgatgatgctgctAGAGTCCGTCTCGGGCTCTTTCTTGCCGTCGCTGACTGTGGCGTTGTTGCAAAGAGTAAGGACCTTGAGGAAAGTGTTCAGGCAGCTTCCGGCCAAGTCAGCAGACCACTTGACAGTTCCACTGTAAGGGTCGTAGGGGTTGGCGGTGCCCTCAACAGTTCCGGCGAGATCGCCACGGAGCCAAACCTTTCGGGTAATCATTCGTCCTTGAGTTAGGGTACCAGTCTTGTCCGAGCAGATGTTGGTAACACCGCCAACGGCCTCAAGAGAAGGCATCTGACGAACAATGACATTGCCCCGAACCATTGCCTTGGTGGCAACGGCCATTGTAACTGTCAAAACTGCGAGGAGAGACTCGGGGATAACAGCCACGCCGACGCAGATACCGTACAGAAGGACTTCATCGGTGATTTTCCACAGACTGGCGGAAAAGACGATGATTACCAGGATAATGGCGAAGGCGAAGAGCAACAGGGCGAACTTGCTGAGGGTGACCTGTAGAGGGGTTCCCTCGAGGCCAAGAATTCTGCGACAGAACTGGTAGAACTTCCAAACTGCGCGACCGACGGGGGTCCTTTCGGTGTCGTCGTTCTTAGTCTTGCGCAGGAGTTCGGCGATCTGGCCGACCTCTGTTTCCATACCAGTAGCAATAACAATACCGGTGGCTCGACCTCTAGTGACAGAGCTTCCGGAATAGGCCAGGTTAACACGATCACCCATGGGCATATCGGGATCGGTGAAGACGACATCAGGCTTCTTGCTGATGGCGATAGATTCACCAGTGAGAAGTGCCTCGTCGGTAGAAACGTTGATACCTTGAATCAGGCGCAGATCGGCAGGAACAACATCGCCAGTTGCGAGAGAGACGATGTCTCCCTTGACGAGGGTTTCGGCCTTGACAGTTTCACTGTGACCATCTCGGATGACCTTGCATTTAGGGGTGGACAGTGCATAGAGCGACTGGATGGTCTGCTCAGCGCGGTAGTCCTGGATCAATCTAGCGGATATAACGTTAGCATGGAGCGGAGATTAATGAGTACGGCTAGATGTGATTCGGACTGTCAGCTTCAGGGTATGGCACAGGATTCGGCCTCAGTGCTTGGGGCTTCTGGCCTTACGCATGGCAAAATCACAGGCTTCACCGTATGGCAGCAGGAACAAGGAAcagagacgagaagaaggtgtGTGTAGCAAAGTGAGTGCAGCAACGATGTGGGGagttgcagcagcagcaagcgaCAAGACTTGACCAGCAGATTTGGCTGGGCGAGTGAGTGACGCAGCAAAGACATACCCGACAACGATGTTGAGGACAATGACGGCGGCGACGACACCACCCTCAATATAGTCCGAGATAGCAAAGGACAGAGCGGTCAcggcgatgaggacgacagTCAGGGCATTGGCAATCTGCTGTATGAAGATCTCGTACAGGGAGATGCCCTTGGCGCCTTTGATAGAATTAGGGCCGTCCCGCGCGAGGCGGGCAGCAGCCTCTTCGCTACTCAAACCATCGTCGACGTCGGACTTGAGGTCTCTGGCGACGCGATGAGCGGAGAGCGTATGGGGAAGAATCGGCTTCTCTATGGCTAGTAGGTCTGGGGGTTCCGCTATAGGGGGTTGGTCGTCCTGACCGGTTGCGAC
Protein-coding regions in this window:
- a CDS encoding hypothetical protein (EggNog:ENOG41), with product MGETESKSANGALHATSTSDSSTVATGQDDQPPIAEPPDLLAIEKPILPHTLSAHRVARDLKSDVDDGLSSEEAAARLARDGPNSIKGAKGISLYEIFIQQIANALTVVLIAVTALSFAISDYIEGGVVAAVIVLNIVVGLIQDYRAEQTIQSLYALSTPKCKVIRDGHSETVKAETLVKGDIVSLATGDVVPADLRLIQGINVSTDEALLTGESIAISKKPDVVFTDPDMPMGDRVNLAYSGSSVTRGRATGIVIATGMETEVGQIAELLRKTKNDDTERTPVGRAVWKFYQFCRRILGLEGTPLQVTLSKFALLLFAFAIILVIIVFSASLWKITDEVLLYGICVGVAVIPESLLAVLTVTMAVATKAMVRGNVIVRQMPSLEAVGGVTNICSDKTGTLTQGRMITRKVWLRGDLAGTVEGTANPYDPYSGTVKWSADLAGSCLNTFLKVLTLCNNATVSDGKKEPETDSSSIITSEDAEWKAIGEPTEIALKVFAMRFGRSVSGGDTLVAEHPFDSSCKLMSVVYGNEIEQTRHVYTKGAVEVLLTKLTETEEFKKEILTKAEELAGQGLRVLCIATKPMNGDAQDCHDRAKVESELQFVGLAGLYDPPRPETAGAVEQCRAAGVTVHMVTGDHIKTATAIAYEVGILNKNTPLKSNTVMAAADFGALSDAEIDCLDELPVVLARCSPLTKVRMIEALHRRKAFCIMTGDGVNDSPALKQADVGIAMGDRGSDVAKEAADMVLTDDNFASIVTGIQEGRRLADNIQKFLLHLLTSNLAQVILLLIGLAFKDVNGNAVFPLSPLEILWANLVTSSPLALGLGLEEASPDILRRPPRSLRSGVFTLDLVRDQLFYGLASGSLCLCAFMLVNYASSGQGYYLMAEGCNESGHDECDLVYRARATTFSTLAFLLLVTAWEVKHFHRSLFNMDERATGPFSVFKTIYHNKFLFWSVVAGFVMIFPIVYIPYLNTEVFKHKGLSWEWGVVAGCVVVYIALIEMWKACKRRLKLGLDSHPVTQGQAQV